The following proteins are co-located in the Sandaracinaceae bacterium genome:
- a CDS encoding sigma-54-dependent Fis family transcriptional regulator yields the protein MSTSETHTERGRVLVVDDEPSARSALQQLLQLEGYEVEAAADGRAALLKLSTFEPDVVLTDLKMPGMDGLALVEQGRVEAPHCAFLVMTAFGSVDSAVSAMRLGAENYLTKPLDMGAVTVQVERAIEHARLRRDAVRLREQLGQRLDARNLIGDHPSMQRLFKSVLQVAKSQATVLVHGETGTGKELIAAAIHRNSSRSEQPFVKLNCAALAESVLESELFGHERGAFTGALQRRRGRFEAAHGGTLFLDEVSEIPMAVQVKLLRFLQEKEFERVGGNETVHVNVRVVAATNRDLMNAVTDGTFREDLYYRLNVVQLEVPPLRVRRTDIPLLAHHFLDRYARENDRQLAGFTEAALRALVSYSWPGNVRELENAVERAVVLTEGDEIDVDGFPQLRRAPRPSSGGGLDDLIPGITMAELERLAIERTLAAVGGSTAKAAELLDMSRRTLQHRMKQWRDGDDRGGPEGDDDGEDDETP from the coding sequence ATGAGCACCAGCGAGACCCACACCGAGCGCGGCCGCGTCCTGGTCGTCGACGACGAACCGAGCGCCCGCAGCGCGCTGCAGCAGCTCCTGCAGCTCGAAGGCTACGAGGTCGAAGCCGCGGCCGACGGCCGCGCGGCGCTGCTCAAGCTGTCCACCTTCGAGCCCGACGTGGTGCTGACGGATCTGAAGATGCCCGGCATGGACGGCCTCGCGTTGGTGGAGCAAGGCCGCGTGGAGGCGCCGCACTGCGCGTTCTTGGTGATGACGGCGTTCGGGTCGGTGGACTCCGCCGTGAGCGCGATGCGGCTGGGCGCCGAGAACTACCTCACGAAGCCTCTCGACATGGGCGCGGTCACGGTCCAAGTGGAGCGGGCCATCGAACACGCGCGACTCCGACGCGACGCCGTGCGGCTCCGGGAGCAGCTCGGTCAGCGCCTGGACGCCCGCAACCTGATCGGCGATCACCCGTCCATGCAGCGCCTGTTCAAGAGCGTGCTGCAAGTCGCGAAGAGCCAGGCCACGGTCCTGGTGCACGGCGAGACCGGCACGGGCAAGGAGCTCATCGCAGCGGCCATCCACCGTAACTCGTCACGCAGCGAACAGCCCTTCGTGAAGCTCAACTGCGCTGCGCTCGCAGAGTCGGTCCTCGAATCCGAGCTCTTCGGCCACGAGCGCGGCGCGTTCACGGGAGCGCTCCAGCGACGCCGAGGCCGCTTCGAGGCCGCCCACGGCGGTACGCTCTTCTTGGACGAGGTCAGCGAGATCCCAATGGCCGTCCAGGTGAAGCTGCTGCGCTTCCTGCAGGAGAAGGAATTCGAGCGCGTCGGCGGGAACGAGACGGTGCACGTCAACGTGCGCGTGGTGGCCGCCACCAACCGCGACCTGATGAACGCAGTGACCGACGGGACGTTCCGCGAAGACCTGTATTACCGCCTCAACGTCGTGCAGCTGGAGGTGCCGCCGCTGCGTGTCCGACGCACGGACATCCCGTTGCTGGCGCACCACTTCCTCGACCGCTACGCCCGAGAGAACGACCGTCAGCTGGCAGGCTTCACCGAGGCCGCGCTACGCGCGCTGGTGAGCTACTCGTGGCCGGGCAACGTGCGCGAGCTGGAGAACGCCGTGGAGCGGGCCGTCGTGCTCACGGAAGGGGACGAGATCGACGTCGACGGATTCCCTCAGCTGCGCCGCGCACCCCGTCCCTCCTCGGGCGGCGGGCTGGACGACCTGATCCCGGGCATCACCATGGCCGAGCTGGAGCGCCTCGCCATCGAGCGGACGCTGGCGGCGGTGGGCGGATCGACGGCGAAGGCGGCCGAGCTGCTCGACATGAGCCGTCGCACGCTCCAGCACCGGATGAAGCAGTGGCGGGATGGCGACGACCGCGGCGGCCCGGAGGGCGACGACGACGGGGAGGACGACGAGACCCCCTGA
- a CDS encoding hemerythrin domain-containing protein, protein MGTPNSEHAHSPSPVTMLSPLVRDVDHWGDKSLAQLISHVFDAYHVPLRKDLRLLEHLTESAALSGHPAARAMLVLANRFAEDARLHMLREENEIFPRILSGQGPRCATIVAALHIDNHQSCERGRGLRRLAALCAEAVGQSAQNTEAPALDPKLMSDLHRLLDRLQIQLAEHHRLEEEELFPRALSGEAPYGDDD, encoded by the coding sequence ATGGGCACCCCGAATTCCGAACACGCGCACTCCCCGAGTCCCGTCACCATGCTGTCACCGCTGGTCAGGGACGTCGACCACTGGGGCGACAAGAGTCTCGCCCAGCTCATCTCGCACGTCTTCGACGCCTACCACGTACCGCTGCGCAAGGACCTCCGGCTGCTCGAGCACCTCACGGAGAGCGCCGCGCTCAGCGGACATCCGGCGGCCCGCGCCATGCTCGTCCTGGCCAACCGCTTCGCGGAGGACGCGCGGCTACACATGCTCCGCGAGGAGAACGAGATCTTCCCCCGCATCCTGTCGGGTCAGGGGCCCCGTTGCGCGACCATCGTCGCCGCGCTGCACATCGACAACCACCAGAGCTGCGAGCGCGGTCGCGGGCTACGTCGCCTGGCGGCGCTCTGCGCCGAGGCGGTGGGCCAGAGCGCCCAGAACACCGAGGCCCCTGCGCTCGACCCCAAGCTGATGAGCGATCTGCATCGCCTGCTCGACCGTTTGCAGATTCAACTCGCCGAGCACCACCGCCTCGAGGAGGAGGAACTCTTCCCGCGTGCGCTCTCGGGGGAGGCGCCCTACGGAGACGACGACTGA
- a CDS encoding histidine kinase, which yields MVPLLDELFRYVGFTEHDGRRLQAASDALRPTFDGIVEAFYVAIEANPEARAVFEDEAQVARQKRLLRGWLERFFTGPYDASYVEERSRIGRAHVRIRLPQRYMFVSMNIIRDGLTRAVWALTDTPLDRMALLQSIHRLCDVELAIMLETYREGYDRALRTAERLAALGQFAGTLAHEMRNPLAVLSTSSHLLRRHAGEAPAIARHVDRIERQVAVCGQIVEDLLGLARDTPPRVAPVDVARLVEIAWAQLTKPLHTLSLRVAPDAATVLADEGQLRQVLVNVMENATQAMPEGGVVDVDVHVGVLANPAGDLDGVVIRVEDTGPGFTPEALEHLFEPLFTTKARGIGLGLPLCHRVIGKHGGRLSVHNREPRGARVDITLPATTQGAA from the coding sequence ATGGTGCCCCTCTTGGACGAGCTGTTCCGATACGTCGGCTTCACCGAGCACGACGGGCGTCGACTGCAGGCCGCATCCGACGCCCTGCGGCCGACCTTCGACGGAATCGTCGAGGCCTTCTACGTCGCCATCGAAGCGAACCCGGAGGCCCGCGCGGTGTTCGAGGACGAGGCCCAGGTCGCGCGCCAGAAGCGGCTGCTGCGGGGTTGGCTCGAGCGCTTCTTCACGGGTCCTTACGACGCCAGCTACGTAGAGGAGCGCTCCCGCATCGGTCGCGCGCACGTGCGTATCCGCCTGCCCCAGCGGTACATGTTCGTGTCCATGAACATCATCCGGGACGGCCTGACGCGTGCCGTGTGGGCCCTGACGGACACGCCCCTCGACCGGATGGCGTTGCTCCAGTCGATCCACCGCCTCTGTGACGTCGAGCTGGCGATCATGCTCGAGACCTACCGGGAGGGCTACGACCGCGCGCTACGCACGGCGGAGCGGTTGGCTGCCCTGGGTCAGTTCGCGGGGACGCTGGCGCACGAGATGCGCAACCCGCTCGCGGTGCTCAGCACCTCGAGCCACCTGCTGCGCCGCCACGCGGGCGAGGCGCCGGCCATCGCGCGCCACGTCGACCGCATCGAGCGACAGGTCGCCGTGTGCGGGCAGATCGTGGAAGATCTGCTGGGGCTCGCGCGGGACACCCCACCACGCGTCGCCCCCGTGGACGTCGCACGGCTCGTCGAGATTGCGTGGGCACAGCTCACCAAACCCCTGCACACCCTCTCGCTGCGCGTCGCGCCCGACGCGGCGACCGTGCTCGCCGACGAGGGGCAGCTGCGGCAGGTGCTGGTCAACGTGATGGAGAACGCCACCCAAGCAATGCCCGAGGGTGGCGTCGTGGACGTAGACGTCCACGTGGGAGTGCTGGCCAACCCCGCGGGCGACCTGGATGGCGTCGTCATTCGCGTCGAGGACACGGGACCGGGCTTCACCCCCGAGGCACTGGAGCACCTGTTCGAGCCGCTCTTCACCACAAAGGCCCGCGGCATCGGGCTGGGGCTGCCCCTGTGCCACCGCGTCATCGGCAAGCACGGCGGCCGACTGAGCGTGCACAACCGCGAGCCGCGCGGAGCCCGCGTGGACATCACCCTCCCCGCCACGACCCAGGGGGCGGCATGA
- a CDS encoding response regulator has protein sequence MRVLLVDDNLELADNLAELLTLDGTEVVTHHDPTRALDWARAHEFDAALLDVRMPVLGGVELMRQLRPAHPEARFVLMSAYTQDVRLDPASDRVDAVLTKPLDLRLLTRALGLEA, from the coding sequence ATGAGGGTCCTGTTGGTGGACGACAATCTGGAGCTCGCGGACAACCTCGCCGAGCTGCTGACGCTCGATGGCACGGAGGTGGTGACCCACCACGACCCCACCCGCGCGCTCGACTGGGCGCGAGCGCACGAGTTCGACGCGGCGTTGCTCGACGTGCGCATGCCCGTGCTGGGCGGCGTGGAGCTCATGCGCCAACTGCGACCTGCGCACCCCGAGGCGCGCTTCGTGCTGATGAGCGCGTACACGCAAGACGTGCGGCTCGACCCAGCCAGTGACCGCGTGGACGCCGTGCTCACGAAGCCACTGGACCTGCGGTTGCTCACGCGAGCGCTAGGGCTCGAGGCGTGA
- a CDS encoding response regulator has product MRLRVLVVDDNVELAENIAELLQDLDDQLDVVFSRGARGAMDIAVRGGFDLALLDIRLSEGDDGLTLLPKLRELCPRGEVILMTGHGTLDSAITALRQGAFAYVLKPFDAQDFLELGGRALAHIRLRNERQRLSRELERSEALHRAIVEHTEALLVGVGPGGDVVFASPHALRALPAVEGGREAIVGTPFLDHFADGPGGPLARALHGALAGERAHDIDELVARAGGRRRVVRWTLTPVPALAHDAAQVAVMAVGVDVTEQLDAERTARETESLAAMGRLTAGLAHEIRNPLNGALLQLELLIRANEKGADGPARKVVRDTSDVIKRELRGLAELLDEFLELARTPVPRLEPVDVVALVHDLLTSQAPVAEAVSARFRYDGPASAYVLAEPGKLRQTLLNLLKNALEALTTGGEVRFEVLAGQPALETEPGPERVEVRVYDDGPGLDDEMLREAFRPFKTSKHAGTGLGLAIVARTIHAHGGAVSIENRPEGGALVRVRLLPAPPLGSAGVGALASSHTPGP; this is encoded by the coding sequence GTGAGGCTGCGGGTTCTCGTCGTCGACGACAACGTCGAGCTCGCGGAGAACATCGCCGAGCTTCTGCAGGATCTCGACGACCAGCTGGACGTTGTGTTCTCGCGCGGCGCGCGGGGAGCGATGGACATCGCCGTGCGCGGGGGGTTCGACCTCGCGCTGCTGGACATCCGCCTGAGTGAGGGCGACGACGGCCTGACGCTGCTCCCCAAGCTGCGCGAGCTGTGTCCGCGGGGCGAGGTCATCCTCATGACGGGGCACGGGACACTCGACTCGGCGATCACGGCGCTCCGCCAGGGTGCCTTCGCCTACGTGTTGAAGCCCTTCGACGCACAGGACTTCCTCGAGTTGGGCGGCCGCGCACTCGCCCACATCAGGCTGCGCAACGAGCGGCAGCGTTTGTCGCGCGAGCTCGAACGCTCGGAGGCGCTGCATCGCGCCATCGTCGAGCACACGGAGGCGCTCTTGGTCGGTGTCGGGCCAGGGGGCGACGTGGTCTTCGCGAGCCCACACGCGCTGCGTGCTCTCCCGGCGGTCGAGGGGGGTCGTGAAGCCATCGTGGGGACCCCCTTCCTCGATCACTTCGCCGACGGTCCGGGCGGCCCATTGGCGCGGGCGCTACACGGCGCGCTCGCAGGGGAGCGCGCACACGACATCGACGAGCTCGTCGCGCGCGCAGGCGGACGACGGCGCGTGGTGCGCTGGACGCTGACGCCGGTCCCGGCGCTCGCGCACGACGCCGCCCAGGTCGCCGTCATGGCCGTGGGGGTCGACGTGACGGAGCAGCTCGACGCCGAACGGACGGCGCGAGAGACGGAGTCTCTGGCCGCGATGGGTCGCCTCACAGCCGGCCTCGCGCACGAGATTCGCAACCCCCTGAACGGCGCCTTACTGCAGCTCGAGTTGCTCATCCGGGCCAACGAGAAGGGCGCTGATGGGCCTGCGCGGAAGGTGGTACGTGACACCAGCGACGTCATCAAGCGCGAGCTGCGCGGCCTGGCCGAGCTGCTGGACGAGTTCTTGGAGCTGGCCCGGACGCCCGTGCCACGTCTCGAACCCGTGGACGTCGTGGCGCTGGTGCACGACCTCTTGACCAGCCAAGCCCCTGTCGCCGAGGCCGTGTCCGCCCGCTTCCGGTACGATGGGCCCGCGTCCGCATACGTCTTGGCCGAGCCGGGGAAGCTCAGGCAGACGCTGCTGAACTTGCTCAAGAACGCCCTCGAGGCGCTGACGACAGGCGGCGAGGTGCGCTTCGAGGTGCTCGCTGGGCAGCCCGCGCTCGAGACCGAACCGGGCCCGGAGCGGGTCGAAGTCCGCGTCTATGACGACGGCCCGGGTCTCGACGACGAGATGCTGCGGGAGGCCTTTCGTCCGTTCAAGACCAGCAAGCACGCGGGGACGGGCCTTGGGCTCGCCATCGTCGCGCGCACCATACACGCGCATGGCGGCGCCGTGAGCATCGAGAACCGGCCGGAGGGAGGCGCGCTGGTCCGCGTGCGCCTGCTGCCCGCGCCCCCCCTCGGGAGCGCAGGCGTGGGCGCGCTCGCTTCGTCGCATACGCCCGGCCCTTAG